The Desulfatibacillum aliphaticivorans DSM 15576 DNA window AGGTCTTTTGCCGGGAGATGACGGAGCGGGGCCTGCATAAAAAAATTCAATGGATAACGGAAACCCGGGTGGATCTGGTGGACCGCCCCCTGCTGCGCATGCTCAAGCAGGCCGGGCTTTCCATGGTTTTGTTCGGGCTGGAGTCCGGGGACCGGGAGGTGCTTTCCCGGATCAAGCAGGGAGTCACCCTGGAGGCGGGGGCAAACGCGGTGGCCGCGGCCAGGGCCGAGGGCGTGACCACCTTGGGCCTGTTTATGCTGGGTCTGCCCGGGGAAACCCGGCAAACCATGGAAAAGACCATAGGCTTCGCTCAACGCATCGGCCTGGACTTCGCCAAGTTCAATCGGGCGGCGCCCTACCCTGGGTCCAAGTTTTTCGACGACGTTTACGCTGCGAGAGACTTGCCGCCCTGGGAAATGTTTTCAGCCAATTACGAGCCCAAGGACGGAGAGGGGATCGTGTACTCGCCGGATGGGGTTTCGGACGAGGAGCTGGTCCGGCTGCATAAAAAGGCTTTTTTCCGGTTTTACGTGCGCCCCGGCCTGATTGCGCGGCATCTTGCCTCGGGCAGGATTTCCCCCTGGAACATGGCCAAGGGGGGCGGGTTGATCATTAAGAATTTTCTGGAGGAGAACGCAAGGCAGTTGTTTTCATCCGAGTGAGCTCTATTGACTTGGTTAGGAAGGCCGTTTAAGTCCTTTAAGGTCCAGGAGGAAACAGCGCATCTTTGGCCAGCATGATGGCGCCATGGGCGAGGTTTTTGATTTCCCGCAGGCTTTTTGAAGCAAACAGCCTGGACGCCATGTACCTGGGATTCACGTAAAAGGAGGTATAGGCGTCTTTGACCCACCTGTTGATATCTGCCATGGGTATTTCCGTAAAAGAATCGTTTTCCAGCGGAGTTCCGGCCGCGCTGTTATTGTAGTAAAAATTAAAGACATCCTCTTGGCTCAACACGCCTTCGCTGCTTTTTCGCCTGAGAAGGGCGGACAAGGGATCGGGCATAAGTCCGGCGAACAAGGCGTAATCCGGGCGGATGCGTTCCAGCAGGTCCATGGTCTGCCTGACGGTCTGGTCCGTTTCTCCGGGCGCTCCGAACATGATGTAGACCAGGGACCGCACGCCCGCCTTTTTCAAAGCCCGGACCGCACGCACGGACTGCTCCACGGTAACGGCTTTGTTCATGGCGTTCAGCATTTTTTGCGACCCGGACTCCATGCCCAAAGAGACTATATGGCAGCCTGCTCCCGCCATGCGCCGCGCAGCTTCATAATCCATCAGGTCCACCCTGGACTTGCATGACCACGCCAATCCGGGAAAATCCTTTTTGATCATAGCGGTTAATTCAAAAAGCCTTTTTCGGCCCGCCGTGAATGTGGGGTCCACAAAATGCACTTCGCGCGCTTTGAATATTCGTTTGGCCCATGCGATTTCCTCCCTGACCCGCTCAACGCTCTTTTGTCGAAGGTCCCTGGACAGGCTGCAGAAATTGCACTGCCAGCCGCATCCTCGGGCGGTCTCCACAAGGCAGAGCGGCGGCTTGATGTTAAACGGGGGATGCATGGAATAGGGCGCCTTGGGCAACAGATCCAGGGCCGGCAACGGCAGGGAGTTGGGATCTAACGGCGGGCTGGGAGGATTTTGCCTGACCCGGCCGTTTTCCCGCCAGATAAGGCCGGGAACCTCTTCAACGTCCGCTTTACCCTGGATAGCGCAAACCAGCTTCCAAAACGCTTCTTCCCCTTCACCCCTGATGAAAAAGTCGATCTCCTCCAATTTGCTTCCCAGCATCTCCGACGGAAACACGACTCCGTATCCGCCCATGACCGTTTTGATTTCCGGGCGAATTTCCTTCAAACGCCGAATGATGACGTGGGTGTGGGCGATGTTGAATATGGTGGTGGAAAAACCGACGATCTGAGGGCTCCGCTTGAGAATCTCCCATAAAGTTTGATCGGTTGTATGCCGCAACGCCACGCTGTCCAGAAGTTCCACGTCCAGCCCCTTTTTCCGCAGATAGCCGGCCAGGGCCGCAATCCCCAAGGGCTGCATGGGCATGATGCCGCTCAGGTTAAACCGGATGCGCGAAAGGGGAGGGGATACAATGAGAATTTTGCAATTGTTGGCCCTTGGGTTCATGATGATGACGGCGCCTGCAGCTTTTTAAAAGATTTCAGGAACGGAAAAAGGAATCAAACATACTTAGGATCATGGCCTTGAAACCCTTCCACATGACTTTGGGGGAAATGGTTCCGTTTTTGAAATGTTGGAAGATTTTTGATGGCCGAATCCAGAACGCAGCCATGGCAAGGTGCTGAAACCTCAGCAACTCTTTTTGCGTCATGTCTTCCGGGACATGAAGCAGTGAATCCCCCTTTTGGGGCGAAAACCAGGCATTGTACTTATGATATTCCATATCTTCCACCTTGCCGTCCCACCAGGAATCGAAGAATGGAGTCCCCGGATAGGGCACGGCAATGTTGAACTTGGCGAAGTCCAGGTCCAGTTCTTTTGCAAAACGGATGGTGTCCCAACATGATGAAGACGTTTCCCCCGGAAATCCCAGAACGAAAAATCCGCATGTGGAGAGGCCGGCTTGTTTTGTCAGTGCGATAGCCCGGCGCGCGTCCTCCATTTTGAACTTCTTTCCTAACCGTTGCAGCATTGCTTCGTTTCCTGACTCCACACCGTAGGCAATCTGTATGGCGTTAGCCTCCTTCATAATCCCCAAAAGTTCAGGCTCCGCCATGTCCACCCGCATTTCCGTGGCCCAGCAAAGTTTTTTATGGAGTTTGCGGTCAATCAGCTGTCTGCAGAAATCCATTCCCATCTTATGGGTTAATGGGTACATGCAGTCCGCCAGGCCGGACATGGGCGCATTGAATCTATCGACCAGATATTCCATTTCATCCACTACGTTTTGGGCGCTTCGCACCCGGACTCCATTGAAGGCGGAAGCCTGGGCGCAGAAAAAGCAGCTATAAGGGCATCCTCGGGAGGCGATGACCGGCAGGCAGACGCCGTTAACTCCAAACAAAGGATGGCATTCATAAAGGTGATAAGGAAAAAGATGCCAGGCCGGGAACGGCAGCTTGTCAAGATCCTCAATTTGCGGGGCTGGGCCGGTATAAACCGCCTCTCCGTTACGCAGCATGCTAAGTCCTGCGATTTTTTCGGGAGACTCGCCGCATTCCAAAGCCTCGCACAGTTGGGCGATGATTGATTCGCCCTCGCCATGTACAATGAAATCCCCCACGCCCTTTTGGATTAAATAGTCATGAAAGACGGATGCATGTACATTGCCCAACACGATTTTTGTTTTGGGAAGGTCTGTTCTGATCAGGGCGCTCATGGCCTCAACAGACGGCATGGCGGCGGTTAAACAGGAAAACCCTACCAAGTCAGGCTTGAAGTCGCGAAGCAAAGACAAAACCTGGCTATGGTTGATTTTTTGGGCGAACTGGTCGATTGCCAGGATTTTATGCCCATTTTCCTCCAAGATTGCAGCAATGTAAGGCAAACCCAGGTTGGGGAGCGGCGTCATGGTGTCGGAAAACCGGCCCAAAACGTCTATCCGGCTGCTTTCCGGAATAATAAGAGCAATTTTCAAAACAAAAAACCCGGCCAATGAATTGGATTATTACGATAGAATTCTTCCACCCTTTGTTTCGTATAACACAGTTACTGCTTGATTGAAAAACCAAATTCAGATAATGATAGCTTAACAGTGTTTCCCACTACAATTTGTGATGCCGTGTTTCTTTTATAGAAATGTTTTCGTGCAAGGCGATTCAATGATTCTATATATTCATCCTGACTCGAAGATGATGCTTCGATCCATCCTGCCCATGTCCCTTCCTGCTGTCATTAATCGGATAGATGCTCCCGTTTTAGGGCGCTTCCATAATGAATGGACGAAAAAGGAAGTCATGCGGGCGGACGTGATTATTATGGACATTCATTGGTTCACCGCCATGAAGTCCGCTATTAAACTCTCTTATCAGATAAAAAAGATCAATCCCCGGGCTTTGATTGTCGCCGGCGGAGCTTCCGCGACAGTGTTTAGAAAACAGCTATTGCGGGATTCCAAAATCGATTACTTGATCAAGGGGGACGGGGATATCCCTTTGGCCGAGTTTGTCAGAGTGTACAGAACGGGTGGGGATTTGTCTTCCGTACCCAATCTTGTGTGCAGGGATTGGGAGTCCGAAAAACAATACGCGCTTACCAGGGAGGATTTTGACTCCAATAATTACCGTGATATATCGTTTTTTCCTTCCTACAAAAATGCCATGCTTAAAATGCATCGAGCCTGCAACCAAAGGACCTTTCCCACCTATCCTTACCTCATGGTCTTTCGGGGATGCCCTTTTCATTGCGACCATTGTTATGGGGCTCCTGAAAATCAAAAAAAGGTGTTCGGCAGGTCCTGGGTTGTCCGTTCGCCCGAAAGGGTCAGGGAAGACCTCAGGGCATGGAGCAGGGATCCAGCCATTCAATACGTTAATATTTTTCATGACTTTACGGGCCCCATGCCCATGGACTACACGCGCACGGTGTTGAGCGAAAAATACAACCTGTACATTACATGGGATATCGTGACACTCCCTTCCAAAGAAACCTTGGAACT harbors:
- a CDS encoding B12-binding domain-containing radical SAM protein yields the protein MNPRANNCKILIVSPPLSRIRFNLSGIMPMQPLGIAALAGYLRKKGLDVELLDSVALRHTTDQTLWEILKRSPQIVGFSTTIFNIAHTHVIIRRLKEIRPEIKTVMGGYGVVFPSEMLGSKLEEIDFFIRGEGEEAFWKLVCAIQGKADVEEVPGLIWRENGRVRQNPPSPPLDPNSLPLPALDLLPKAPYSMHPPFNIKPPLCLVETARGCGWQCNFCSLSRDLRQKSVERVREEIAWAKRIFKAREVHFVDPTFTAGRKRLFELTAMIKKDFPGLAWSCKSRVDLMDYEAARRMAGAGCHIVSLGMESGSQKMLNAMNKAVTVEQSVRAVRALKKAGVRSLVYIMFGAPGETDQTVRQTMDLLERIRPDYALFAGLMPDPLSALLRRKSSEGVLSQEDVFNFYYNNSAAGTPLENDSFTEIPMADINRWVKDAYTSFYVNPRYMASRLFASKSLREIKNLAHGAIMLAKDALFPPGP
- a CDS encoding B12-binding domain-containing radical SAM protein; the encoded protein is MKIALIIPESSRIDVLGRFSDTMTPLPNLGLPYIAAILEENGHKILAIDQFAQKINHSQVLSLLRDFKPDLVGFSCLTAAMPSVEAMSALIRTDLPKTKIVLGNVHASVFHDYLIQKGVGDFIVHGEGESIIAQLCEALECGESPEKIAGLSMLRNGEAVYTGPAPQIEDLDKLPFPAWHLFPYHLYECHPLFGVNGVCLPVIASRGCPYSCFFCAQASAFNGVRVRSAQNVVDEMEYLVDRFNAPMSGLADCMYPLTHKMGMDFCRQLIDRKLHKKLCWATEMRVDMAEPELLGIMKEANAIQIAYGVESGNEAMLQRLGKKFKMEDARRAIALTKQAGLSTCGFFVLGFPGETSSSCWDTIRFAKELDLDFAKFNIAVPYPGTPFFDSWWDGKVEDMEYHKYNAWFSPQKGDSLLHVPEDMTQKELLRFQHLAMAAFWIRPSKIFQHFKNGTISPKVMWKGFKAMILSMFDSFFRS
- a CDS encoding B12-binding domain-containing radical SAM protein, coding for MILYIHPDSKMMLRSILPMSLPAVINRIDAPVLGRFHNEWTKKEVMRADVIIMDIHWFTAMKSAIKLSYQIKKINPRALIVAGGASATVFRKQLLRDSKIDYLIKGDGDIPLAEFVRVYRTGGDLSSVPNLVCRDWESEKQYALTREDFDSNNYRDISFFPSYKNAMLKMHRACNQRTFPTYPYLMVFRGCPFHCDHCYGAPENQKKVFGRSWVVRSPERVREDLRAWSRDPAIQYVNIFHDFTGPMPMDYTRTVLSEKYNLYITWDIVTLPSKETLELLTQSFPGGAIQFSLDIRHTTSRDLQSIDLLIDRIRQVQNTKKFMVRLCYAKRFVSAEPEYARALQTIVGATGCAPSRTDAWWGDDLDTDPAGLCTEEQYRQCLRDTGEYFLWNMMFTAGVATHAWFPRFTQKTAEFIYNQIGDSFFLKSLSLGKHSK